The Mastacembelus armatus chromosome 13, fMasArm1.2, whole genome shotgun sequence DNA segment GTGAAATGGTGATGGATGATGTGGACCCAGATGTACCAACAACAGCCATCACCGTACCAGATTTTGAGCAGTTATCTCTGGTATAAAATTCAGGGTCCAGGCCATTAGAAAGTGGAAATGCCACATGCACCGCCATGGGCACTGAGGCACATGAGTCATAGATCTGATAACCGAGCCTGATGTCTGGGAGCagctttgtactgttgttaatctCCTCAATGGCAAAGACCATTGCACGTGAAAAGCGCAGTTCACGGCCATCAATGCTGCATAAAGATATTCATGTTACTGTTGAAATGCAGGATAagtgagaagaagaatttaTAATAGTCTCAGAAAACATGATGAAAGAGAACTGCAATTCATAATTACAGCTGCAGTACTGCTTTTGTTAGCCAATACAGCAAATCTCTACAACAGACTTTTATTTGACAATAATTCATCATATGGGCCCAACATAATATTGTTATGAATACCTATAACTGATAAGAGATAATATTGATTTGCCCCttaatgaaaaagaagaaaatattttctaagATATTCAACAGTACACAAAAATTTTGCAAAGAAGATTGTAACAACatccttcaaatgaaaacatttcacatccTTCTGTccctcatattttctttttactaaCCTCCCTGTGCACTTCAGTGGCTGAGGCACTGTGGTGTATTTATTCTccactgtttgcccataaaAGTGTATAGAGAAAACACCTCCAATAACGTAATCACCATCCATTGAGAAGGCAGAGGGAAGAGTGGTACCTTGCAGTCTACATTTCTCAGATAAAGCCTCAGCACTgaccccagcagcagctctaatcTCTGTGCATccatcactttgtttcagaccatCCCAACAACCATTCAACGTAAGAGCTGAGTTCAACCCAGTCAAACCCAGAGCTAATCTCAgaccaataaagagaaaagagatctCCATCTCTCTGGTGCATCTGTGCACAAGTGTGTTTTCACTTGTTTATATAGCTTTTATGACAAAGGTTTCTTGCTCTCTGCTGTACCTCAGCCTACAACAAACAGGGAGTGCCCTTATCCACTTCGCTTTATCAActcaaaatatttcatttttttgggCTGAATGTAATGTATAATTCCCACAGACTGTCTctatttttcctttatttttcattaattgtTTCTCAATAAGTTTTTCCTgtcctcatttttattttattttattttatttatttttttggctttAGCTCACATTATACTCAGCTCCATTTCAAAGTTTATTAAATATGGCTTAGTTCTATTTGTGACTGTTCATATTAGCAAATGCTGAATATTAAGCTGGAAATGCTAgtgttatgtgttttatggaaAGACCTGATGGATTAGACCTGGGTCGTAGTATGTGTGATGTATTCATTATATCTAATTTATAGCAAATTCAGTGCAGTTTTGATATCATTTCAGAAAAGGAACCGTATTATATCACAAAGTGCATATACATgtcaatgaaaaacacattaaaaatataaatcacataAGTTTCAACAAGCTTTCAATTTTTTccaactttattttattttgctttttgttctgctctgttgctctattgttcttttattttattgcaacATGTGAAAGTCATTATCAAAGGTGAtaatattttgttatgttgttaaAGATGCAGGTCTTTCCCACCTTCTCtgtgacaatgaaaacaaaattgtcactgaaaagaaaaacactggcaTTGAAAAAATAAGTAATACtgattttttctgtttttatcgatttttttttcactaccaaagttagttagttattttgtcaatgacaaaataatttttagttGATGTCAAAGACTTTCAATGTCAAAGTTTTTggtttctgtcactgttttggcatGGAGGGGAGGGGTCTGAGGGGCAGGGCTAATGGACATGGTTACCAAATGTTCTGCATATGATTTGCATATGGACGAACAAACACCACAGCTTATGCCTCTCtgtttattgtaattattattcTGCAAGCATAGTTAAATACAGTTTCTACAGAATGTTATTGTGGATATGTCTAATTACTATTCTGAGTAGTGAAAATACACGTGAATAGGAGAAATGCCATTATGGATATCTAATATGTCTTCACAGACAGTAGTGTGGTTCATTTACATGATAAAACGGCTCAGCATAGACGACCCTCCCTGCCTAGCATCACTGCAGCCAGCAtgaaatcagctgcagctccgAAACAGCAAGTCTGTCTCTATcctgttttttccacacagaattgAGCTGGTATGAAGTTAACATTAGCTTTTAACCAGCTTATTAATGTTACATTTTGGCAGACGTCTGCAGGAGCAAGTGAACAGCAGCAGTCACATGATCATTATGATTGATGATCAGACACTTTGGTGTTGAGGCTGCTGGATATTTGGTATTAGCACCTTAATGAGActttttgcagcagcagcagtcacattGGCTTCTGAACTGAAGTAAAAAGTCACCACAGAATGGGAGACTAAGCTAACGTTACCATTAACCACACTGTAAGTAAACATTACTGTACTGAGAATTCACCGAAAAAGATATGGAAGGACATTTGACTAACtagcttcttcttttcctttcgacTGCTCCcgtcaggggtcaccacagcaaatcatctgcctccatttaaccctatcctctgtatcctcctcacccacaccaactatcctcatggcctccttcactacatccaagaacctcctcactgttcctcctctgaacatgtccaaaccatctcaatctgtcttccctggctttttctccaaaacatctaacatgagctgtccctctgatgtactcattcctgatcctatccatcctcgtcactcccagagagaacctcaacatcttcagctctgctacctccagctctgcctcctgtcgTCTTCTCAGTGCCAcagtctctaaaccagacaacatttctggtctcaccactgtcttgtccacctttcctttcattcttgctgacactcttttgtcacacatcacacctgacactttcctccacccgttccaacctgcttgcacacgtctcttcacttcttttccacactcttcgttactctggactgttgaccctaggtacttaaaatcctccaccttcttcacctctgctccctgtaatttcaccattctacttgagtccctctcatttacacacatgtactctgttttactgcggctaaccttcattcccctcctttccagagcaaacctccacctctctagattttcctccacctgctccctgctctcactacagatgacaacgtcatctgcaaacatcatggtccacagagattcctgtctaacctcatctgtcagcctgtccatcaccacagcaaacaagaaggggctcaaagtcGATCCTTGGTGaagtcccacctccaccttgaactcctctgtcaccactacagcacacctcaccactgtcttacagctctcatacatgtcctgcaccacttgaacatacttctctgccactccagacttcctcatacaaaaccacagctcctctctcagcaccctgtcatacactttttctaaatctacaaagacacaatgcagctccttctggccttctctgtacttctccatcagcattctcaaagcaaatattgcatctgtggtactctttcttggcatgaaaccatacttctgctcacaaatgctcacttctgacctcagcctagcctccactactctttcccataacttcattgtgtgactcatcagctttattcctctgtagtttccacaactctgcacgtctcaCTTGTTCTTAAAGTTGAACACCAGTACACttcttctccattcctcaggcatcctctcactctccaagaccttaagtagcccagtcaaaaactctactgccacatctcctaaacacttccatacctccacaggtatgttatcaggaccaactgcctttccactcttcatcctcttcaacgccttcctcacttcatctttactgatctttgctacgtcctgctccacaacagtcacctcttctactctctgctctctgacattttcctcattcatcaactcttcaagtattccttccatctttccatcacacttgtggcacctgtcaacacatttccatccctccatccacctctccctccttagtgaCCAACCTATcatgtttggcctttgccacctctaccttcaccgtacgtctgttctcttctgtcctctcagtgtcccacttcttcttagctataaagagataccctgaatcacctccatctccctccagaatttctccttctctaactcacatcctacctgtggggcataaccactgacaacattcaacatcacaccttcaacttccagcttcagactcatcaccctatctgacactctcttcacctccagaacattcctagcaaaatcctacttcaggataactcctactccattcctctttccatccacaccatgataaaacagcttgaaccctgctcctaatctgtaggccttgctacctttccacctggtctcctgcacacacaagatatccacctttcttctctccatcatatcatcaactctctagttttccctgacaaagtccctacattcaaagtcgctactctaagtcctacactcctgtccttcttcttctctctttgcctacgaacacagCTTCCTactctccttcttcgaccaacagtagtccaatttccactggcaccctgtaagccaacagcaccagtggcggtcgttaACCAGGGCTGCACCGAAtcggtatggaagtcatatttgtgattcgcatgtttgatttggcgTAAATTTTATATCGGATGCGCTCTCTGACACAACCTTCTGCATTTACCtgaacatgaagacactggattgtgcccccctgaGGTTGCATAatttagctagctaactagcaAAAGAGGTAAACCATCCATCAGATTTAAGTGGAAAGTCGCATTTAaataaacaggtaaaaaaaataaaataaattcaagaGATCAAGTTAAATGAGATGGGATAAACTTAATTCAACCTAGAAAActaatttcataatttttttttcagattctgTCTTGAAGGCAAgggccatgtttttttttcttttggtgcTCATGAAGCTATGCAATGTGGAGCTCTCATTGTTTGATTCTTGGACTACTATTATTTAACCTGTACATACTCCCTCTGGGTTAATTCATACATGACAAGGGTGTTGTTTAACATAATTACACAAATGCCAAtccaatgtgtttttaaatttacacGAGAACTGAAAAGGTACaaatacatattaaataaataaataacttcagGTTCAGTGTAGTTAATAATATGATATCTAATATCTAATAATATCTTACTGTCATCTCTACTCTATATCATATTTTCCATTATGTCTAAGGGTGTGGCATTGATAATTCTTAATGACATAATTTCATAATGTGCTTatcatgtttttattggcaTTGCTTTTGAAAGAAACAAAtctatctttttgttttcataatttcataaaataataaattgtacTGCTACTGAAATGTCACCTTCAAAGTCAGGAATAAAGTATACACTAGTATGTAAAAACTTTGTTGAGTGTGATGAACATTTTAAGCtctatattgtactgtatgttgccATCTTAAGTATCTCCAAACATCAGAAACTGTACTAGGATTGATTTTTGTTCATCAGATATTTCTTGGTGTTCTTCTCTGgcttaaacaaaatgataaaacactttggagcaaatatacacaatattagtccaaaactggaggccagaatggcaaatatctccacagccacagtaaacttcccaggagagctgacatatgctgggataaaagtgatccagactgcacagaatatcagcatgctgaaggtgataaacttggcttcattaaaattatcaggCAGTTTCCGGGCCAGCACagctaacacaaagcaaaagacagccAGTAGGCCTATGTACCCGAGCACAGCCCAGAACCCAATAGCTGAGCCTAACGCACACTCCAGGatgattctttctttgtatatggTGAAGTTTTTCATTGGAAAAGGGGGGCTAACAATCAACCAAATAGTACATATTAAAACttggataaatgtaaatgataataCAGTCATTCTTTGCTGTAGAGGACCaaaccatttcatgacattactacctggaagtgtagctttgaaggccattaacaccaccatagttttccccagaacacaagagatacagaggacaaaggtgATCCCAAACGCTGTGTGGCGCAGCATGCAGGACCACTCAGAGGGTGCTCCaatgaaagttaatgaacataagaaacacagagtcagggagaagagcagcaggaagctcagctcagagttgttggcCCTGACAATCGGGGATGTTCTGTGTTGAAAGAATATAGTCGCTGTTATAATGGCCAGACAGGCACCACCAACTGAGAACGTAGCCAGGATGACTCCCAGGATctcactgaaggaaagaaactctACAGGCTTGGAAACacatgtgtctttctctgcattagGCCAGAACTCATTGGGACAAGGGAAACAATCAGtggaatctgaaaatataaatcaaaatgGACCTTTAGCAGTCCCATCATTGATGTGGTGATATACATGACAAAACAATGGATTTTACCTGTAGCATTGCTAATCTCTCCCTCAGGACATGGTACACAATCATAACAGCAGAtgggttttcctttctgcagcactttatgagttcctttaggacagctgtcagtgcacactgacacaggaacctgacagacacaatacacaatgacagaatcacacagatatgAAGTTTTGATTCAACAGCTGATATGATTCAGTTCACCAATGTTGAATATATCAATGTTCCTCACTTGtgtcctgccttccacccaggtGATGTTCCTGTTGATATGGAACTCCTGGCCCAGTGGCAGTGATGCATCATATTGCCCTACTGTCACCAACACAATGCTGCCACTCTCACTTTTCTGCCAGTTAACCAGCTCATATGTGGCCACAGGATCCCCATTGGCATCAAATGACACAGGATAACCATTTTGGGAAAAGTTTACTTTCTTCAGACGATTAAGAACCTGTGGGGACAATGAGTGAGGAATAGCAACAAactgtgtaaaaacaaataagaataGTTCTTAATTTCATAAAAGTGACATCATTGCTAAAGAAGGGTATTGGCTTCttcatttattcactttaaCTGACCTGTTTGGGCTCTATCCTGCTGATTCTGTCACACTGAGTTGTAGAATTAGTCTCCTGACACACTGCATTATGAATGGCATGTGCTATTGCATAAACAGCCTTGTACACCATGTTAGTGATTCGGAGCTGAGATGTGTCAGTGTACGGGTTCTGGAGTTTCTGTATGTCCTCGGTTCCATCACACATTTTCTTGTCTGTGGCATCAcctacaaacatacagagatTTTTAGCTTTGACAATTATCAACACATTCATTCTCTACTGCTTATCTTTCGCAGGTGGGCTGGACCGACACATGGGCAAGACTCAGGGTACTCCCTGcacagattgccagtctatcgCAGGGCTGACGAGGGGGTGCGTGGAGAAAACCTCCATACACATGGgtaaaacatgcaaactgcacGTAGAATGACCTAATGGTCGAACAAGATTTGAATCTGTAACCATCTTGCTGTGAGATGGTAACTACTATGCCACCCACAATGACAATAATTTTACTTTAccattcattattttgttgggtttttttcaatttttgtttgttttgcttttgtaaatttAGCAGATCAGATCATCGTTTGCACAAactcatatatttatattggtTTAACACGTGTAAAATTTATGCTCTGCTATGCATGTTGactcacattaacattaaaatgtataaatgatcTGAAAGCAATCTCTTTCGATAGACTAGCATAATCAATGAAAATTAACATCTACAGTAACtgataaattatattaataattatttttatcttgGTGGCCTGTAGAGTGCTATTACACTTTGCATACACCATTATATAAGTGGTTTTTCACATCCACCTCAATGTAGACtttcaacaaataaaataacagatcCACATCAACGTCAGCTGTGATTATGACatatgttaatgtaaaaaaaacaaaataaaacaatacgtaagtttctcacttttttccagtctgcagtTGAATGCACTCTCCCAGAATTCAGTAAGAATTGGGGAGGCTGCCACTTTAGTAGGAGACAGATCCAACAGGAAGTTTCTCAGACCTGGGATGACAGATTTCTGAATCCCAAATCCCATGGCTCCATCACAGAAAGTGAAACTCGACATGTCTGAGTCAGTTACCCAGGCCTCACTGCCTATCCATTGACGAGGTGGGGAAGGTTCACGAAACAGCTCTTCCAGCAGGATCACCAAGTCTCCAGAGGCGGCAAATGCAACAACAACCATAGCCGTTGACCTGGAGACACATTatattgcattttattataCCAATATTAGCACTTATCAATTTCTCTTGCAATTATAAACACAAAGTATAGTTTcaattttaaagtttattaatCAGAAGTATTgtctcagtgtttttattatatgaATGCAACAAAGAGAACATAATTTCCCACAAAGATGTTctatattttcttgtcttttgcCCCATTCTATagcttttttttctattctatttctgtgtgtgtgtgtgtgtgtgtgtgtgtgtgtgtgtgcgtgtgtgtgtgtgcagggcaAGAACACAAGCAAAATCAGAGATGTAGAAACCTGCGGATAACATCAGCCACTCTCTGGATCCTGCTACGTGGGTTGGTCCGATAGAAAGATTCAGAGTATTCAACACAGATCCCCTCCTTGTGTGCTGCCTCCAGAAAAGATGCCATGCCATTATTTCCATAGTCTGAATCTGACCGGACAGCACCTATCCAAGTCCAGCCAAAGTGTTTCACCAGCTtggccagagcagcagcctggaaatgGTCACTGGGGACTGTTCTGAAGAAATTCGGGTACTGATGCTTATCAGAAAGGCATGCACAAGTGGCCAAGTAACTCACCTGaagataaaatacagtataattctGTAATGATACATTACAAAGTCAGTATGGGtatattatacaatattataCTAAAGCATAGTTTGTcaaaaatataacatatttACTTGAGGAATATTAAAGGACCCAATGATCCGTGAAATGGTGATGGATGGTGTGGAATCAGATTCACCAACAACAGCCATCACCGTACCAGATTTTGAGCAGTTATCTCTGGTATAAAACTCAGGGTCCAGACCattagaaagctgaaatgccaCATGCACCGCCATGGGCACTGAGGCACATGAGTCATAGATCTGATAACCGAGCCTGATGCCTGGGAGCagctttgtactgttgttaatctCCTCAATGGCAAAGACCATTGCACGTGAGAAGTGCAGTCCATGGCCGTTAATGCTGCAAACAGATACTCATGTTACTTTTGAAATGCAAGATAAGTGACAAGGAGAATTCACAGTTTTCATAGAAAACATGTATTGAAAGATAATTGCAAATCATAGTTACACTTGCAGTACTGCTTTTGTTAGCTGACACAGCAAACCTCTACAACAAACCATTTTTTCAGTTAGGGAGGATAATAATTCATCATATGGGCCCAAGCTGATATTGTTATTAACGCCTGTAATTGACATGAGCTAATATTGATTTGACCcttaatgtgaaaaagaagaaatgttttttaaagtattcAACAGTACACAAAAGAGGCTTTGCAAGAAGGTTGTAATAACATCgttcaaatgaaaacatctctgtcacacacaataTCACATCCTTTTAACCCCATATTTTCCTCTTACTAACCTCCCTGTGCACTTCAGTGGCTCAGGCACTGTGGTGTAGTTATGCTCCACTGTTTGTGCATAAAGGTGTATAGGGAAAACACCCCCAATAACGTAATCACCATCCATTGAGAAGTCAGGAAGACGATTGGAAccttgcagtttacatttcacagatgaagcctcagcactgaccccagcagcagctctaatcTCTGTGCACacatcactttgtttcagaccatCCCCACAACCATTCAACGTAAGAGCTGAGTTCAACCCAGTCAAACCCAGAGCTATTCTCAGACCAATAAAGAGAAAGGAGATCTCCATCTCTCAGGTGCATCTGTGCacaagtgtgttttcactggtttATAAAGGTTTTCTGACACAAGTCTCTTACTCTCTGCTGTACCTCAGCCTACATCAGACAGGGGGGGCCCTTATCTCGTTTGTTTCATTTAGCTCAAAGGGTTTTAATTTGTTGGGCTGAATATAATCTATAATTTTCACAAAATACCTGagtttctttcctccttttctaaTTTAGTGTTGTAAACATCAGATATCTCCCTAGTTTTGTACTATCCTGTTTTGCTCATACTGCCTATGCTGCACTGATGAAAGGAGATATTACATTCAATTTTTAATTGTCAttatttcccattttatttcttattgacttcactttgtgtttatgGCTGTTCATATTAATAAATTCTGAATATAAAGCTGGGAATGCTAGTGTAATATTTTTTAAGGACCACACCTTGGTCATAGTATGTGTGATATATTCATTGTCTTATATATATCAAATTCAATGCAGTTTAACTGCAATGTTAGCTTTACATAAATGTGACATCATAACATTGTATCTTCATAAATTTAATAAtccatatttaatttttttccaatATTGAGAACATTGGTTACGTatcgttgggctgctgccaggtttcagttaagcacaggatgtcgagattgtgttttagaataatgtcaaagatgagggatgctttttgagagagggagcgaacgttaagtagcccaaaatgagtgttatggaaaggtgtacagtccatgtgtctggggatgttagctagaacagagtggttgatcaggcgtataccagGTTTCCTtggctgaggtcgggaggatgaccagatggaggggattggtagtatggagtcagatagtcaggcttgtgggacagaatggacaggttgtccagtgttagcgtgtggggtacagtgaactgcatgttgaatgttggtggaaagtatatgggagcccaggcggttgggatgcagaccatctcctgcaaagaaggcaggtcggttccagaagaggttgaagttgtcgatgaattggagattgtaggacagggagacagacttgagccaggtgttgagactgaggattctgctgaagcggccagagcctcttccaaacgtggggatgggaccagacatgaaaatagtcttaccacagttgcttaggaggtggaggagagagagaaaatcctttttagttagttcagactggtggagtgacgtgtcacaagttccgatatgaacaatcattctaatgatggaagacggaagtgttggcagtaatccaggaagcatggccaagatgtctgaggccgtagctccagggaaacagtgagtagtggcgttgaaaaagcgtacattccttataattaagtctccgatgattaacgtggttggggggaaaagggggcgtggagaagacgccagtagttggccgtttgagtcgtgtcgtcttgctgactggcggggaggcggggcggtgacatcaggtgctgaggtggaagatggaggcggcagttcggttggtccgtagctagggagcccgtgagtgtgcctgagcacggcctcgcgaaggatctTATGGCGCAcggatgtagtagctgagcgggatggagactgttttccgctggggcaacgggctccgcgaggagcacttggactatggcgggggcagcgggtgtcgtcaggggggagcgagagcaggtgacggcgccgaacgactttggcgggtgacgggtgttgttgggatacc contains these protein-coding regions:
- the LOC113124272 gene encoding extracellular calcium-sensing receptor-like — encoded protein: MDGDYVIGGVFPIHLYAQTVEHNYTTVPEPLKCTGSINGHGLHFSRAMVFAIEEINNSTKLLPGIRLGYQIYDSCASVPMAVHVAFQLSNGLDPEFYTRDNCSKSGTVMAVVGESDSTPSITISRIIGSFNIPQVSYLATCACLSDKHQYPNFFRTVPSDHFQAAALAKLVKHFGWTWIGAVRSDSDYGNNGMASFLEAAHKEGICVEYSESFYRTNPRSRIQRVADVIRRSTAMVVVAFAASGDLVILLEELFREPSPPRQWIGSEAWVTDSDMSSFTFCDGAMGFGIQKSVIPGLRNFLLDLSPTKVAASPILTEFWESAFNCRLEKSDATDKKMCDGTEDIQKLQNPYTDTSQLRITNMVYKAVYAIAHAIHNAVCQETNSTTQCDRISRIEPKQVLNRLKKVNFSQNGYPVSFDANGDPVATYELVNWQKSESGSIVLVTVGQYDASLPLGQEFHINRNITWVEGRTQVPVSVCTDSCPKGTHKVLQKGKPICCYDCVPCPEGEISNATDSTDCFPCPNEFWPNAEKDTCVSKPVEFLSFSEILGVILATFSVGGACLAIITATIFFQHRTSPIVRANNSELSFLLLFSLTLCFLCSLTFIGAPSEWSCMLRHTAFGITFVLCISCVLGKTMVVLMAFKATLPGSNVMKWFGPLQQRMTVLSFTFIQVLICTIWLIVSPPFPMKNFTIYKERIILECALGSAIGFWAVLGYIGLLAVFCFVLAVLARKLPDNFNEAKFITFSMLIFCAVWITFIPAYVSSPGKFTVAVEIFAILASSFGLILCIFAPKCFIILFKPEKNTKKYLMNKNQS